In Wenyingzhuangia fucanilytica, the following are encoded in one genomic region:
- a CDS encoding sulfatase — protein sequence MKTSMFFKMFWVLSIQLVLAQNSKPNIIILHVDDLGYHDLSCNGSKIYQTPNIDQLAKESVVFKNAYANYPRCVPSRYAMMTGDYPVKDGDVPDDGFEMSDVKDSKNFVHKLNKAGYQTAYFGKWHLGDEESSPKGFGYDVSVAAGHAGSPISYIYPFNTPKGHNKNVKKAPIKDLEEISKKGDYLTDVLTTQVLQHIDSVDKSKPFMAMLAFYAVHQPIEAKKEDVDRNKKQIKSFDYGNQPEYILEGTGRTKMRQDNAEYAAMVENMDVNVGRVLNELKKLGIADNTIIILSSDHGGLSNDGTHKRQLATSNFPLRAGKGWLYEGGIKIPFMVKWNNHFTPRVEENSLVMLMDVFPTLIDVAGEKKVCGVNGKSLLPVLKGKKDWSDREVYWHSSKARPVNTGDAKSSAVRKGDWKLIDFYEKGVVELYNLKQDPYEKNNVAKENPKITASLSKDLQKWKKSF from the coding sequence ATGAAAACATCCATGTTCTTCAAAATGTTTTGGGTTTTATCCATTCAACTAGTTTTGGCACAAAATTCAAAACCGAATATTATTATTTTACACGTAGATGATTTAGGGTATCATGATTTAAGCTGTAATGGTTCTAAAATTTATCAAACACCTAATATAGACCAGTTGGCAAAAGAATCTGTGGTGTTTAAAAATGCTTATGCAAATTATCCTCGTTGCGTACCTTCACGTTATGCTATGATGACTGGAGATTATCCTGTAAAGGATGGAGATGTTCCAGATGATGGTTTTGAAATGTCAGATGTAAAAGACAGTAAAAACTTTGTTCATAAATTAAACAAAGCTGGATATCAAACAGCTTATTTTGGAAAATGGCACCTGGGAGATGAGGAGAGTAGCCCTAAAGGATTTGGATATGATGTTTCTGTAGCTGCGGGACATGCTGGGTCTCCAATTAGCTATATTTATCCTTTTAATACTCCCAAAGGACATAATAAAAATGTAAAAAAAGCTCCTATTAAAGATTTAGAAGAAATTAGTAAAAAAGGTGATTATTTAACAGATGTACTTACTACGCAAGTTCTTCAACATATTGATAGTGTTGATAAATCTAAACCTTTTATGGCAATGTTGGCTTTTTATGCTGTTCATCAACCTATAGAAGCTAAAAAAGAAGATGTTGATAGAAACAAAAAACAAATCAAATCTTTTGATTATGGAAATCAGCCAGAATATATTTTAGAAGGAACGGGTAGAACCAAAATGAGACAAGACAATGCAGAGTATGCAGCCATGGTAGAAAATATGGATGTAAATGTAGGTCGTGTTTTAAACGAGTTAAAAAAGTTAGGAATTGCAGATAATACCATCATTATTTTATCATCAGATCATGGAGGGTTGTCTAATGATGGAACCCATAAAAGACAATTGGCAACTTCAAACTTTCCTTTAAGAGCAGGAAAAGGTTGGTTGTACGAAGGTGGAATTAAAATTCCGTTTATGGTAAAGTGGAACAATCATTTTACCCCTAGAGTAGAGGAGAATTCTTTAGTAATGTTGATGGATGTATTTCCTACTTTGATTGATGTTGCTGGTGAGAAAAAAGTTTGTGGAGTAAACGGAAAGAGTCTTTTACCAGTTTTAAAAGGTAAAAAAGATTGGTCTGATAGGGAGGTGTATTGGCATTCATCAAAAGCAAGACCTGTAAATACTGGAGATGCAAAAAGTTCTGCAGTTAGAAAGGGAGATTGGAAATTGATTGATTTTTACGAAAAAGGAGTTGTAGAGTTATATAACCTAAAACAAGATCCTTACGAAAAAAATAATGTGGCTAAAGAAAACCCAAAAATTACGGCTTCTTTATCAAAGGATTTACAAAAATGGAAAAAATCGTTTTAA
- a CDS encoding sulfatase has product MKINKLFNSLFVVATAMLVLSCSSSKSTNNTAQAGKSPNVIYIMADDLTTQAISAYGGIYKDIAPTPNIDRLAKEGMLFQNSICTNAICGPSRSSILTGNYSHVNGYYKNESGGKFDETKWTFPREFQSKGYATSLFGKWHLGSEPKGFDAFKFHNSAGQQGHYWDPVFNENGKDVKHTGYATNLTTDFALDWLKSNKDTDKPFMMCLQYKAPHRPWEPDHKYETLWDDIEMPYPATFNDDYKGRELTAGDTEMTMEFFSRKDMKLPQPKEGFKDWRERMEWQFFGSKPDEVVLPEGVTEDGPEARKWRYQTYIKDYLACVKSVDDNIGKVLAYLDENGLVENTVVVLTSDQGFYLGDHGFFDKRFIYEESLRMPLIVRYPKKVKAGVVCEDIVKNIDYAPTLLDIAGIQSEQKMQGKSFASMLTKQKAPKNWEEKAYYHYYEYPFWHHVQPHYGIRTERYTLAHFYYNVDVWELYDNKKDPMQMNNVINDPAYADVIKDLKAQLKGLMVEYKNDRPLEELRVITDTDFGSLVENGENVTVQKMISAKYRDKNKEESNEDTEE; this is encoded by the coding sequence ATGAAAATCAATAAATTATTTAACAGTTTATTTGTTGTAGCCACCGCTATGCTTGTTCTTTCTTGTAGCAGTAGTAAATCAACAAATAACACAGCTCAGGCAGGAAAATCACCTAATGTTATTTATATAATGGCAGATGATTTAACCACACAAGCGATTAGTGCTTATGGTGGAATATATAAAGATATTGCTCCTACTCCGAATATCGATAGGTTAGCAAAAGAAGGAATGTTGTTTCAAAATAGTATTTGTACCAATGCTATTTGTGGACCTTCAAGATCATCTATTTTAACAGGTAATTACAGCCATGTAAATGGGTATTATAAAAACGAAAGTGGTGGTAAATTTGATGAAACTAAATGGACATTCCCAAGAGAATTCCAATCAAAAGGATATGCAACTAGTTTGTTTGGAAAATGGCATTTAGGATCAGAGCCAAAAGGTTTTGATGCGTTTAAATTTCACAATTCAGCAGGTCAACAAGGGCATTACTGGGATCCGGTTTTTAATGAAAATGGTAAAGATGTAAAACATACAGGATATGCTACTAATTTAACTACAGACTTTGCTTTAGATTGGCTAAAATCTAACAAGGATACTGATAAGCCATTTATGATGTGTTTACAATACAAAGCTCCACATAGACCATGGGAACCAGACCATAAATATGAAACTTTGTGGGATGATATTGAAATGCCTTATCCTGCAACCTTTAACGATGATTATAAAGGTCGTGAGTTAACTGCGGGTGATACTGAAATGACTATGGAATTTTTTAGTAGAAAAGATATGAAATTGCCTCAGCCAAAAGAAGGGTTTAAGGATTGGAGAGAAAGAATGGAGTGGCAATTTTTTGGTTCTAAACCAGACGAAGTTGTATTGCCAGAAGGTGTTACAGAGGATGGGCCAGAAGCAAGAAAATGGCGTTACCAAACTTATATTAAAGATTATTTAGCTTGTGTTAAATCTGTTGATGATAATATTGGAAAAGTATTGGCTTATTTAGATGAAAATGGATTGGTAGAGAATACTGTTGTTGTGTTAACTTCAGATCAAGGATTTTACTTAGGAGATCATGGTTTCTTTGACAAACGTTTTATTTACGAAGAGTCTTTAAGAATGCCATTAATTGTTAGATACCCTAAAAAAGTAAAAGCAGGTGTGGTATGCGAAGATATTGTAAAGAATATTGATTATGCTCCTACATTATTAGATATTGCTGGAATTCAATCTGAGCAAAAAATGCAAGGAAAAAGTTTTGCATCAATGTTAACAAAACAAAAAGCCCCAAAAAACTGGGAAGAAAAAGCATATTATCACTATTATGAATATCCTTTCTGGCACCATGTACAACCGCATTATGGTATCCGTACAGAAAGATATACCCTAGCACATTTTTACTATAATGTTGATGTTTGGGAGTTATATGATAACAAAAAGGATCCTATGCAAATGAACAATGTAATTAACGATCCTGCATATGCAGATGTTATTAAGGATTTAAAAGCTCAGTTAAAAGGATTAATGGTTGAATATAAAAACGATAGACCTTTAGAAGAGTTAAGAGTTATTACAGATACTGATTTTGGTTCTTTAGTAGAGAATGGTGAAAATGTAACCGTTCAAAAAATGATTTCTGCTAAGTATAGAGATAAAAATAAAGAAGAATCTAACGAAGATACAGAAGAGTAA